A DNA window from Bos javanicus breed banteng chromosome 10, ARS-OSU_banteng_1.0, whole genome shotgun sequence contains the following coding sequences:
- the F2RL1 gene encoding proteinase-activated receptor 2, translating into MRSPSAAWLLGGVLLLAASGSCNRTVPGNKSKGRSLIGNVDKSPVVTGRGVTVKPGFSVDEFSTSVLTGKLTTVFLPVVYTIVFVVGLPSNGMALWVFLFRTKKKHPAVIYMANLALADLLSVTWFPLKIAYHIHGNNWIYGESLCKVLIGFFYGNMYCSILFMTCLSVQRYWVIVNPMVHPKKQANIAIGVSLGIWLLILLLTIPLYVVKQTSYIRALNITTCHDVLPEEVLVGDMFNYFLSLAIGVFLFPAFLTASAYVLMIRTLQSSAMDESSGKKRRRAIKLIVTVLAMYLICFTPSNLLLVVHYFLIKTRGQSHVYALYIVALCLSTLNSCIDPFVYYFISQDFRDHAKNALLCRSVRTVKRMQVSLSSKKFSGKSSSYSSSSTSVKGSY; encoded by the exons ATGCGAAGCCCGAGCGCGGCGTGGCTGCTCGGGGGCGTCCTCCTGCTGGCGGCCTCTGGCTCCTGCAACCGCACCGTCCCAG GAAACAAGTCTAAAGGAAGAAGCCTCATTGGTAACGTGGATAAGTCACCTGTGGTCACTGGCAGAGGCGTGACAGTGAAACCAGGCTTTTCCGTGGATGAGTTTTCTACCTCCGTCCTCACTGGAAAGCTGACTACTGTCTTTCTTCCAGTTGTCTACACAATCGTATTCGTGGTTGGTTTGCCAAGCAATGGCATGGCCCTGTGGGTCTTTCTTTTCCGAACAAAGAAGAAGCACCCCGCTGTGATTTACATGGCCAACCTGGCCTTGGCCGACCTCCTCTCGGTTACCTGGTTCCCTTTGAAGATCGCGTATCACATCCATGGCAACAACTGGATTTACGGGGAGTCTCTTTGCAAGGTGCTCATTGGCTTTTTCTACGGCAACATGTACTGCTCCATCCTCTTCATGACCTGCCTCAGCGTGCAGAGATACTGGGTTATCGTGAACCCCATGGTGCACCCCAAGAAGCAGGCAAACATTGCCATCGGCGTCTCTCTGGGAATATGGCTGCTCATTCTGCTGCTTACCATCCCCTTGTACGTCGTGAAGCAGACCTCCTATATCCGGGCCCTTAATATCACGACCTGTCACGACGTTTTGCCGGAGGAGGTGCTGGTGGGAGACATGTTCAATTACTTCCTGTCTCTGGCCATCGGAGTCTTTCTGTTCCCAGCTTTCCTCACGGCCTCAGCCTATGTGCTCATGATCCGGACCCTCCAGTCTTCTGCCATGGATGAGAGCTCAGGAAAGAAGAGGCGGAGGGCCATCAAGCTCATTGTCACCGTCCTGGCCATGTACCTGATCTGCTTCACTCCCAGTAACCTTCTGCTCGTGGTGCACTACTTCCTGATTAAGACCCGGGGCCAGAGTCACGTCTACGCCCTGTACATCGTGGCCCTCTGCCTCTCCACCCTCAACAGCTGCATCGACCCCTTTGTCTATTACTTCATTTCACAGGACTTCAGGGATCACGCCAAGAACGCCCTTCTCTGCCGGAGCGTCCGTACTGTAAAGCGGATGCAGGTATCCCTCTCGTCAAAGAAATTCTCGGGGAAATCCAGCTCTTACTCTTCAAGTTCAACCAGTGTCAAAGGCTCCTACTGA